A genomic stretch from uncultured Cohaesibacter sp. includes:
- the groL gene encoding chaperonin GroEL (60 kDa chaperone family; promotes refolding of misfolded polypeptides especially under stressful conditions; forms two stacked rings of heptamers to form a barrel-shaped 14mer; ends can be capped by GroES; misfolded proteins enter the barrel where they are refolded when GroES binds): MAAKEVKFGAEAREKMLRGVDILANAVKVTLGPKGRNVVIEKSFGAPRITKDGVSVAKEIELEDKFENMGAQMVREVASKTNDIAGDGTTTATVLAQAVVREGHKFVAAGMNPMDLKRGIDMAVAEAHKALEASSKTISSSEEVAQVGTISANGEAEIGKMISEAMQKVGNEGVITVEEAKSLETELEVVEGMQFDRGYLSPYFVTNTEKMVADLEDPFILLHEKKLSNLQPMLPILESVVQSSRPLLIIAEDIEGEALATLVVNKLRGGLKIAAVKAPGFGDRRKAMLEDIAVLTGGTVISEDVGIKLESVTLDMLGTAKKVNITKENTTIVDGAGAKEGIEARVAQIKAQIEETSSDYDREKLQERLAKLAGGVAVIRVGGATEVEVKERKDRVDDALNATRAAVEAGIVPGGGTALLRASKTVEKLTSDNPDIEAGIKIVLHALQAPIRQISANAGVEGSIVVNKVLEGDESLGFDAQTEAYVNMIEAGIIDPTKVVRTALQDAASIAGLMITTEAMVADAPAKEGSAPAMPDMGGMGGMGGMGGMM, from the coding sequence ATGGCTGCAAAAGAAGTCAAGTTCGGTGCTGAAGCACGCGAAAAAATGCTGCGTGGCGTAGATATTCTCGCAAACGCTGTTAAAGTTACTCTTGGCCCTAAAGGCCGTAACGTTGTTATCGAAAAATCCTTCGGCGCACCGCGCATCACCAAAGATGGTGTTTCTGTTGCCAAGGAAATCGAACTGGAAGATAAGTTCGAAAATATGGGCGCACAGATGGTGCGTGAAGTCGCTTCCAAAACCAACGACATCGCTGGTGATGGCACGACCACAGCTACCGTTCTGGCACAGGCTGTTGTGCGCGAAGGTCACAAGTTCGTTGCTGCTGGCATGAACCCGATGGACCTGAAACGCGGCATCGACATGGCTGTTGCCGAAGCTCATAAAGCGTTGGAAGCCTCTTCCAAAACCATCAGCTCCTCTGAAGAAGTAGCTCAGGTTGGCACCATCTCTGCAAACGGTGAAGCTGAAATCGGCAAAATGATTTCCGAAGCCATGCAGAAAGTTGGTAACGAAGGCGTCATCACCGTTGAGGAAGCCAAATCTCTGGAAACCGAGCTGGAAGTCGTTGAAGGCATGCAGTTCGATCGTGGTTACCTGTCTCCATACTTCGTAACCAACACCGAGAAAATGGTTGCTGATCTGGAAGATCCGTTCATCCTGCTGCACGAGAAAAAACTCTCCAACCTGCAGCCAATGCTTCCTATCCTTGAAAGCGTTGTTCAGTCTTCCCGTCCGCTGCTCATCATCGCAGAAGACATCGAAGGTGAAGCTCTTGCTACCCTCGTGGTCAACAAACTGCGTGGCGGCCTGAAAATTGCTGCTGTCAAGGCTCCTGGCTTCGGCGACCGTCGGAAGGCAATGCTCGAAGACATTGCTGTCCTGACCGGTGGTACCGTTATCTCTGAAGACGTTGGCATCAAACTCGAAAGCGTTACCCTCGACATGCTGGGCACCGCCAAGAAAGTCAACATCACCAAAGAAAACACCACCATCGTTGATGGCGCTGGCGCCAAAGAAGGCATCGAAGCACGCGTTGCTCAGATCAAAGCTCAGATCGAGGAAACCTCTTCTGACTATGACCGTGAGAAACTGCAGGAACGTCTTGCCAAACTGGCTGGCGGTGTTGCTGTTATCCGCGTTGGCGGTGCAACCGAAGTTGAAGTGAAAGAACGCAAAGACCGCGTTGATGACGCTCTGAACGCAACCCGCGCTGCTGTTGAAGCCGGTATCGTTCCAGGTGGTGGTACTGCCCTGCTGCGTGCTTCCAAGACCGTTGAGAAGCTGACTTCCGACAATCCGGACATCGAAGCTGGTATCAAGATTGTTCTGCATGCCCTGCAGGCTCCAATCCGCCAGATCTCTGCAAACGCCGGTGTCGAAGGCTCCATCGTTGTCAACAAGGTTCTGGAAGGCGACGAGTCCCTCGGCTTCGACGCTCAGACCGAAGCTTATGTCAACATGATCGAAGCTGGCATCATCGACCCGACCAAGGTTGTTCGTACTGCTCTGCAGGACGCAGCATCCATCGCTGGTCTTATGATCACCACCGAAGCCATGGTTGCTGATGCACCGGCCAAGGAAGGCTCAGCTCCTGCAATGCCTGATATGGGCGGCATGGGCGGCATGGGTGGCATGGGCGGCATGATGTAA
- a CDS encoding DUF1349 domain-containing protein, which yields MPLSFLSSASWHNEPTRWTFHPHVLSIIAEPKSDFWRETDHGSHPDSGHFFAVPCKGDFSAVAEFTGHYEVLYDQVGLMMRVDKTHWVKSGVEYFDRSTNFTTVVTQGSSDWSAIPCPTLTGPQAVRLVRKGNVIYTHYKDRSGSWRLMRLAIFEAPQEVLIGPMACSPLRNISELKGFQCSFSHFSITDAPDDPLHDR from the coding sequence ATGCCTCTCTCATTCCTTTCGTCAGCAAGCTGGCATAATGAGCCAACTCGCTGGACCTTCCATCCTCATGTTCTATCCATAATAGCCGAACCCAAGTCTGATTTCTGGCGCGAAACAGACCATGGTTCCCATCCAGATAGCGGTCATTTCTTTGCTGTTCCATGCAAAGGCGATTTTTCTGCTGTTGCCGAATTCACCGGCCACTATGAAGTGCTTTACGATCAGGTTGGCCTGATGATGCGCGTTGACAAAACCCACTGGGTGAAAAGCGGCGTAGAATATTTTGATCGGTCAACGAATTTCACAACCGTTGTCACGCAAGGGTCCTCTGATTGGTCAGCGATTCCCTGCCCCACCTTGACCGGCCCTCAAGCCGTCAGGCTGGTGCGCAAAGGCAATGTCATCTACACCCATTATAAAGACAGAAGCGGCAGTTGGCGCCTGATGCGACTTGCCATTTTCGAAGCGCCGCAAGAGGTCCTGATCGGCCCAATGGCCTGCTCTCCTCTCAGGAACATTTCCGAACTCAAAGGCTTCCAGTGCAGCTTTAGCCATTTTTCAATCACAGACGCCCCCGACGATCCGCTTCATGACCGATAG
- a CDS encoding EF-hand domain-containing protein, which produces MKKLLILTGTLVALSVPAMAKDITVLDANGDGSVTLEEFSAAYPSLENVEQVFTTADTDTDGILSQEEIVAAYEAHLFPEME; this is translated from the coding sequence ATGAAGAAACTATTGATTCTGACCGGCACCCTCGTGGCTCTGAGTGTCCCTGCAATGGCTAAGGACATCACTGTATTGGACGCAAATGGCGATGGCTCGGTCACTCTGGAAGAATTCTCTGCAGCTTATCCATCCCTTGAAAATGTCGAACAGGTCTTCACCACCGCGGATACAGACACCGATGGTATTCTCTCTCAGGAAGAAATCGTCGCAGCCTACGAAGCCCATCTCTTTCCCGAAATGGAGTAA
- a CDS encoding methyl-accepting chemotaxis protein, whose amino-acid sequence MLNNFSLTFKSLLFFGLLTMVGMAVGLVSYFKSDAAREAVAERAVMESQVSSMEGLKLDIQNQAIALKSFLLTGDLDWSDTVKKDHSEISKHFDQMATKIQIDGVKKEWLNWYNSFAGKQLKMMRDPMTVELARAIEVSGQSNEQLKAVMANIDQQIAQLRSQMDQLTAEQNAELNSVTSAALIGLVLMIAAAIGLAFLNNQIVSRPLKKMVNVTGALADGDLSVDIASNRGDEIGKMYQALSIFQVNLKRSKELELDAEEQRKQAEVTRKEEMRRLADEFDNVVGSIVSKQAELCAQMEQNSSHLADKAGQTVERSVAVSASTQQANANVQAVASATEELSASIQEISGQVTSAARLASEANHEVELTSQSVADLQRVLQEVGSVTRLINDIAEQTNLLALNATIEAARAGEAGKGFAVVASEVKELASQTAKATEEIDRQLTNMENAANSSINATETVANKVLEITEQTTAMASATDQQSAATSEIAQNVNEAATGTNHVSQDIETVSGIAQETGDLATSVQNMIADMNTQTRELQSKADKFIKHVLAA is encoded by the coding sequence ATGCTGAACAACTTTTCTCTGACTTTCAAAAGCCTGTTGTTTTTCGGCCTTCTTACGATGGTTGGTATGGCCGTCGGGCTGGTAAGCTACTTCAAGTCCGATGCTGCAAGGGAGGCCGTGGCTGAACGTGCCGTAATGGAAAGCCAGGTTTCTTCCATGGAAGGGCTCAAGCTGGATATCCAGAATCAAGCCATTGCGCTGAAATCGTTCCTTTTAACAGGAGATCTCGACTGGTCTGATACCGTTAAAAAGGATCATTCCGAAATCTCCAAACATTTCGACCAAATGGCCACCAAGATCCAGATTGATGGGGTTAAGAAGGAGTGGTTGAACTGGTACAACAGTTTCGCTGGCAAACAGTTGAAAATGATGCGAGATCCCATGACTGTTGAACTGGCGCGCGCCATCGAAGTGTCCGGCCAGAGCAACGAACAGCTCAAGGCCGTGATGGCGAATATCGATCAGCAGATCGCCCAGCTGAGGTCGCAAATGGATCAGTTGACGGCAGAGCAGAATGCAGAACTCAATAGCGTAACCAGCGCCGCCCTGATTGGTCTTGTCTTGATGATTGCAGCCGCTATCGGGCTGGCCTTCCTCAACAACCAGATCGTTTCCCGACCGCTCAAGAAGATGGTCAATGTGACCGGTGCATTGGCGGATGGGGATCTGAGTGTTGATATTGCCAGCAATCGCGGCGACGAGATCGGCAAGATGTATCAGGCCCTGTCGATCTTCCAGGTCAATCTCAAACGCTCCAAAGAGCTTGAGCTGGATGCAGAAGAACAGCGCAAGCAGGCTGAAGTTACACGCAAGGAAGAAATGCGTCGACTGGCCGATGAGTTCGACAATGTCGTCGGCTCGATCGTGTCCAAACAGGCAGAACTCTGCGCACAGATGGAACAGAACTCCTCCCATCTGGCCGATAAAGCCGGGCAGACCGTCGAGCGCTCCGTTGCTGTGTCTGCATCCACCCAGCAGGCCAACGCCAATGTTCAGGCTGTTGCCAGCGCGACCGAAGAGCTTTCTGCATCCATTCAGGAAATCTCCGGTCAGGTGACCAGCGCAGCACGGCTGGCCAGTGAAGCCAACCACGAGGTTGAGCTCACCAGCCAGTCTGTTGCCGATCTCCAGCGTGTTTTGCAGGAAGTGGGCTCTGTTACCCGCCTCATCAATGATATCGCCGAGCAGACCAACCTGTTGGCCCTGAACGCGACCATTGAGGCGGCTCGCGCCGGAGAAGCTGGCAAGGGCTTCGCGGTTGTGGCATCCGAGGTCAAGGAACTTGCTTCCCAAACCGCCAAGGCAACCGAAGAAATCGACCGGCAGCTGACCAATATGGAAAATGCGGCCAACAGCTCGATCAATGCAACCGAAACCGTCGCCAATAAGGTCCTTGAAATCACCGAGCAGACGACGGCCATGGCATCGGCAACCGATCAGCAATCAGCGGCGACGTCCGAGATCGCCCAGAATGTGAATGAAGCGGCAACCGGCACCAATCATGTTAGCCAGGACATCGAAACAGTGTCCGGTATCGCTCAAGAGACCGGTGATCTGGCAACCTCGGTGCAGAATATGATCGCGGACATGAACACCCAGACTCGTGAATTGCAGTCCAAGGCAGACAAGTTCATCAAGCATGTGCTTGCTGCCTGA
- a CDS encoding PAS domain-containing methyl-accepting chemotaxis protein, which yields MISIARNSSSNAKIDAIGRTQIIAEFSLEGTILDGNALFEQAFGCSLKDVKDKNHAIFVPDSSSDKSAESTLWSNLRQGHDQSGEYVRIAKGGEQVWINGHYCVIKNRSGTPTKVILVASDITEQKQHLLKLESQSEALSRTQAVIEFDLSGVIRTANENFLQTLGYKLEDIQGQHHRIFVDADYAASNDYKDFWETLRAGKFHSGEFKRQAKDGHDVWIQATYTPIFDAAGRPVSVIKFATDISEMVEERLRRRAIQKQIDANLNDIADTVSNTNEQASSAANAALQASSSVQTVAAAAEELVASIEEISRQVNQATSVSDQAVAEATQSEVIMSGLSEDAQSIGDVIELIDSIAAQTNLLALNATIEAARAGEAGKGFAVVASEVKELASQTTKATENISARINSVQTSTAGAVSAINAIKEVIQQVSTISSSIATAIEEQSAVTRDISGNMQTASVGVATITDNVETISQATAHMDSSTRSVREASRQLAQ from the coding sequence ATGATCTCTATAGCCAGAAATAGCTCTAGCAATGCCAAAATTGATGCCATCGGCCGCACACAGATTATCGCCGAATTTTCCCTCGAAGGGACCATTCTTGACGGTAATGCGCTTTTCGAACAAGCATTCGGCTGCAGTCTTAAGGACGTAAAAGACAAAAACCACGCGATCTTCGTGCCCGACAGCAGCTCCGACAAGTCAGCCGAAAGCACGCTCTGGTCCAATCTGCGTCAGGGCCATGATCAGTCTGGTGAATATGTGCGCATTGCAAAAGGCGGTGAGCAGGTCTGGATCAATGGGCACTATTGTGTAATCAAGAACCGCTCGGGAACCCCGACAAAGGTCATTCTGGTTGCAAGTGACATCACCGAGCAAAAGCAGCATCTACTGAAACTGGAAAGCCAGTCCGAAGCCTTGAGCCGCACTCAGGCCGTCATCGAATTTGATCTCTCGGGTGTCATTCGCACAGCAAACGAGAATTTTCTTCAGACACTGGGCTACAAACTCGAGGACATTCAAGGCCAACATCACCGCATTTTTGTCGATGCCGACTATGCAGCCAGCAACGACTATAAAGACTTCTGGGAAACCCTTCGCGCCGGAAAGTTCCATTCAGGTGAATTCAAACGTCAGGCAAAAGACGGACACGATGTCTGGATACAGGCAACCTACACGCCTATCTTTGACGCGGCAGGCCGCCCGGTCAGCGTGATCAAATTTGCAACAGATATCTCCGAGATGGTGGAAGAGCGCCTGCGACGCAGGGCGATCCAGAAGCAGATTGATGCCAATCTCAATGATATCGCGGATACGGTTTCCAACACCAATGAACAAGCGTCCAGCGCAGCGAATGCCGCTTTACAGGCTTCATCAAGCGTGCAGACTGTGGCAGCGGCTGCAGAAGAGCTGGTTGCCTCCATTGAGGAGATCAGCCGACAGGTCAATCAGGCGACAAGCGTATCCGATCAGGCAGTGGCCGAGGCCACCCAGTCGGAAGTGATCATGAGCGGTCTTTCTGAAGACGCCCAGAGCATCGGCGACGTGATTGAACTGATTGATAGCATCGCAGCACAGACCAACCTTCTGGCCCTGAACGCCACCATCGAGGCGGCACGCGCCGGGGAAGCGGGCAAGGGCTTTGCTGTCGTGGCATCCGAGGTCAAGGAACTTGCCTCCCAGACCACGAAGGCGACCGAGAATATCAGTGCACGCATCAACTCGGTGCAGACCTCGACAGCAGGGGCTGTGAGCGCAATCAACGCGATCAAGGAGGTCATTCAGCAGGTCAGCACCATCTCCAGCAGTATCGCCACGGCGATCGAAGAACAATCCGCCGTTACCCGCGACATTTCGGGCAACATGCAAACCGCTTCTGTCGGGGTGGCCACCATCACCGACAATGTAGAAACCATATCGCAGGCGACGGCCCATATGGACAGCTCCACCCGCAGCGTTCGCGAAGCATCAAGGCAATTGGCCCAATAA
- a CDS encoding SlyX family protein, translating to MTQELESRVVDLEIQITHQANTIEDLSQMVSRQWDIIDRLTRQVKMLQDTLVELEENLPAPGNEKPPHY from the coding sequence GTGACACAGGAACTCGAGAGCCGTGTTGTTGATCTGGAAATCCAGATTACGCATCAGGCCAACACTATCGAGGATCTTTCGCAGATGGTATCCCGCCAATGGGACATCATTGACCGACTGACCCGACAGGTCAAAATGCTTCAGGATACTCTGGTTGAGCTGGAGGAGAATCTGCCAGCTCCGGGCAATGAGAAACCGCCACATTATTAA
- a CDS encoding Rrf2 family transcriptional regulator, with product MRLAKGTDFAFRILMLVAMNDDRSLTVETVSSALRLSRTHCMKLIAKLSNSGFLKTTRGRGGGLVLGKAPEEIRMGDVAKVMEADFGVVECLCPRCNDEPQPDCPMFGGCEMSRIMSRSIKQFVASLNEHTLAEIVEKSKNSKHLVLEPDGTMVPCSQE from the coding sequence ATGAGATTGGCCAAAGGGACCGATTTCGCCTTTCGGATTTTAATGCTTGTCGCCATGAATGACGATCGCAGCCTGACCGTGGAAACTGTCTCCTCGGCTCTGCGCCTGTCCCGTACGCACTGCATGAAGCTGATAGCAAAATTGTCCAACAGCGGTTTTCTGAAGACAACGCGCGGACGCGGCGGCGGGCTCGTTCTGGGCAAGGCTCCTGAAGAAATCCGCATGGGCGATGTCGCCAAGGTGATGGAAGCCGACTTTGGCGTGGTCGAATGCCTTTGCCCTCGCTGCAATGATGAGCCGCAACCCGATTGCCCAATGTTTGGCGGCTGCGAAATGTCGCGCATCATGTCCCGCTCCATCAAACAGTTTGTTGCCAGCCTGAATGAGCATACACTGGCCGAAATTGTCGAGAAATCGAAAAACTCCAAACATTTGGTTCTCGAGCCAGATGGCACCATGGTTCCCTGCTCTCAGGAATAG
- a CDS encoding phage regulatory CII family protein, with the protein MSQLKTKDRGKHFGFLVRKAITESNRYDIASVAKGTDMSYQSFYQRLQGLTPFSADEIRRLIAFFPDPSLVSYLLKGTAFVAAERIEAEPEKSEDHIFQAAHRIVFEASDVLETIDQALKDRRIDHREAVTIMAAIDDAERSLISLREFVAGMRK; encoded by the coding sequence ATGAGCCAACTCAAGACCAAAGACAGGGGAAAGCATTTCGGCTTCCTTGTCCGCAAAGCCATAACCGAAAGCAACCGGTATGATATCGCGTCTGTCGCCAAGGGCACAGACATGAGCTACCAGTCTTTCTATCAGCGGCTCCAGGGCCTAACCCCCTTTTCAGCCGATGAAATCCGAAGGCTCATTGCCTTTTTCCCTGATCCATCGCTTGTGAGCTATCTCTTGAAGGGTACAGCCTTTGTTGCTGCCGAGCGCATTGAGGCTGAACCTGAAAAGAGCGAAGATCATATCTTCCAGGCCGCCCATCGCATCGTGTTCGAGGCGTCCGATGTGCTGGAAACCATTGATCAGGCCCTCAAAGACCGGAGGATCGACCATCGCGAGGCTGTGACCATCATGGCAGCAATCGACGATGCAGAACGCAGCCTCATCTCTCTGCGTGAGTTTGTAGCGGGTATGAGAAAGTGA